TCATTTATTTCGAGAAGCATCTGTACTGGCTTTGCAAGAAGCCCGCCCCTCGTCGAGGCTACAAGTCTCTTTCCTTCAGATTCAATATTGAACTTGATGAACTCATAAGTAATGTTCTTGATATCCGTTTCCGCTGTCACTTCCAGTACCTTCTTGCTCCTCTTCATGCTAAACACATAGTTCTGTTCTGTGAACAGCTTGGCCGTGTCCTCCGTAAACTGGGGTGCCATCATGCTCAATTGTTCGCTACTCCTCCATATCATTCCGTGTGCAGCTACCTTGATCCTTTCATTCCATCCTGCACCCCATGGCGTGAGGTCACTCATAACCTGTGCACTCAATTCATCGCTTGTCATAGGTCTCTTGGGGACCCTTGCATATGGATTTTCTTGATTCTTGAAATCCTGATATCCGCTGTAGTTTATGAGGTAGGCTTCCTTCGGGTTCCAGAGTTTTATAAGATCGTAAGCCTGTAGTACGCTAAGATGCCCTGTCTCTGGGTGAGGGTTGTAAGTAAAAGTATCAATGATCATTAGATCAGCACCTTTCAAAATCGGATCGTTAGTATTTTGAAATGATAATACATCCCAAGCAAACACGATCTTCTTGCCCTCAGCTTCTACTACGTATGCAACAGAATCTGGCACATCGCTGGAATGTTGCACTTGTAGAGGTGTTATTGTAATACCATATAATGTAAAGATTTTTCCGCGTTCAATAGGTGTATGTTGAATTGATTCGAGTTCGGGAAATTTTTTGCTGACGGCGTTCCAGCAGTCTTGTGTGCAATAAACGTAGAAGCTCCCAAATTCTTTCATCAGAAGTGGGAGATCATCAACACGGTCTGCGTGCGGATGTGTCAATAATACAACATCAATAGAGCATCTGCCCGCTAGTGAACCGCTACATTCGTGCTTTACGCTATTGCAGACACCACTACCGGCGTCAACAAGCATATGTTTAACAGGCTTTCCGTCTTCACTAATTATTAGAGAGCATGACGTGTTTGCATTAATTGAAGGATTGGATTGGACTTCTTCAAACCTAGCATTGTCCTTTCCAATGTCTGAAAGCGCAGGCAGTGTACCATTAACCCTGACAACAACCTCCCTTCCCACAGGTAATATTAGCAACTAATGCTTTATTGGTTTTGCGTTATTACAAATGTTATAATTTCCCATACTAGCCAATTGTATACATAAGGTAACCTCACCGTAGACTTGTGGTGGGGAGATCAGGTATAGGCACGGTATTCTTTGCCTAAAACACCAGCGGCGATCTTTAATTTAATTATCTCATCAGTTCCTTCGTATATTCTGCAAACTCTGTTGTCAACGAGGTGCCTGCCCGGTCTATACAAGAAGGACCATCCTCTACCACCAAAAATCTGTACAGCCTTGTCGGCAGCGTCGTACGCAGCATTTGCACAGAACAGCTTTGCCTCAGCGACGGCCATGTCTGCCTTTCTCATCAATTCTTTATCACCAGGATTTTTATCCCACCTATCCTTCAGCCTCGTTGCTCTCCTTACCATCATCCTTGAAGCACTCAGGTGAACCTTTATCGCTGCTATATGTTCCTGAACTAACTGATGCTTTGCTATAGGCTTTCCATACTGGTTTCTTTCCTTCGAGTATTTGATAGACTCTATCAAACAATCCCTTATGCTACCTACGCATCCTGACGCCACTCCAATCCTTCCGTCAATCAAGGCTTCCTTCGCTATCTGCCATCCATCACCTTCCTTTCCCAACATGTTCTCTTTTGGAACTCTGTAATCCCTTAGTTCAAACATACCA
This window of the Nitrososphaerales archaeon genome carries:
- a CDS encoding MBL fold metallo-hydrolase, which translates into the protein MGREVVVRVNGTLPALSDIGKDNARFEEVQSNPSINANTSCSLIISEDGKPVKHMLVDAGSGVCNSVKHECSGSLAGRCSIDVVLLTHPHADRVDDLPLLMKEFGSFYVYCTQDCWNAVSKKFPELESIQHTPIERGKIFTLYGITITPLQVQHSSDVPDSVAYVVEAEGKKIVFAWDVLSFQNTNDPILKGADLMIIDTFTYNPHPETGHLSVLQAYDLIKLWNPKEAYLINYSGYQDFKNQENPYARVPKRPMTSDELSAQVMSDLTPWGAGWNERIKVAAHGMIWRSSEQLSMMAPQFTEDTAKLFTEQNYVFSMKRSKKVLEVTAETDIKNITYEFIKFNIESEGKRLVASTRGGLLAKPVQMLLEINDASDPATVTVKIGGGGNIKMIDQDVSYKRDFTVNKDNAGKLRNFLLQLSH